One genomic window of Bactrocera dorsalis isolate Fly_Bdor chromosome 4, ASM2337382v1, whole genome shotgun sequence includes the following:
- the LOC105225718 gene encoding post-GPI attachment to proteins factor 2-like — translation MAEAVRAPVDPAKDMQQSSDSSDVVDASSGAILRNTKQTTALPLAQQANEQVNSEQLYLTTTTSTSTVGANGDSATTTVTDMSSLSATSTTAASAALPLAVHYLASFHQICVVTALLPLVTLFTCFVTAYVFQYDDVHETHCRVYNIVPSISAITGVSPQRYFWRLSIALHIGPRLPIAFVYKNFYRSMLANLQQRRPHLVPKADLMITLILILNLIEISSLGGVTYISNRENYPIHEKIFITFMVCSLCYMLATIKLHGMLFEDESKLLPIQRESIKWKRILFITSIVSTVGLLVFFAKHRFYCHDLAFSWFAFFEYVIAIANMLFHFTIIWDFPSQFMLIVQGPKEKIEELIKRACAKYD, via the exons ATGGCGGAAGCTGTGCGCGCTCCTGTGGATCCAGCAAAGGATATGCAGCAGTCAAGTGATAGCTCAGATGTTGTTGACGCTAGCAGTGGCGCAATCTTGCGTAACACAAAGCAAACGACAGCCTTACCGCTGGCTCAGCAGGCGAACGAACAAGTTAATAGTGAGCAATTG tatttaacaacaacaacatcgacaTCAACGGTCGGCGCTAATGGTGACTcggccacgacaacagtcacaGATATGTCTTCGCTGTCAGCGACGTCAACGACTGCTGCGTCGGCAGCGCTGCCATTGGCCGTACATTATTTGGCTAGCTTCCATCAGATTTGTGTGGTGACTGCACTGCTTCCACTGGTGACGCTGTTCACCTGCTTCGTCACCGCGTACGTCTTCCAATATGATGATGTGCACGAAACGCATTGCCGT GTCTACAACATTGTACCATCGATAAGTGCCATTACCGGTGTCAGCCCACAACGCTACTTCTGGCGCCTGAGTATTGCCTTACACATTGGACCGCGCTTGCCCATTGCCTTCGTGTATAAGAACTTTTATCGCAGCATGTTGGCCAATTTGCAGCAACGTCGGCCGCATCTGGTGCCGAAGGCCGATCTGATGATAACCTTAATCTTAATTTTGAATCTCATTGAAATTTCATCGTTGGGCGGCGTGACCTACATTTCGAATAGGGAGAATTATC CGATTCACGAGAAAATCTTCATCACATTTATGGTTTGCTCACTCTGCTACATGTTGGCCACGATCAAACTGCACGGCATGCTCTTCGAGGATGAAAGCAAACTCTTGCCCATACAACGCGAGTCCATTAAATGGAAGAGAATACTCTTCATCACCTCCATTGTGAGCACCGTCGGCTTGTTGGTATTCTTCGCCAAGCATCGTTTCTACTGTCATGATTTGG CCTTCAGTTGGTTCGCCTTCTTCGAGTATGTGATCGCCATTGCGAATATGCTGTTCCACTTCACCATCATTTGGGACTTTCCATCGCAATTTATGCTCATTGTGCAGGGACCGAAGGAGAAAATCGAGGAACTCATCAAGCGCGCATGCGCAAAGTATGATTAA
- the LOC105225716 gene encoding 39S ribosomal protein L22, mitochondrial, whose product MASLVKQFARLNITQRSLLQNSCKLLLPASHSLHTTDTLSSKWNKANHGPRKWLVSNKTVHPPQKPDEEPRKAYVCHMRTNIKYSPDKMWYIASFVRGMSVDEAVKQLSFVLKKGATHVKEVILEAQEMAVKQHNVEYKSNLWIAESFVGKGRVFRGLRRHARGRQGIVEYKHCHYFVRLEEGEPPKDYYLPTQQTPEQQLEKWIEQMRSRKVINSL is encoded by the exons ATGGCATCTTTAGTGAAACAATTCGCCCGCCTCAACATTACACAAAGAAGTCTGTTACAAAACTCCTGTAAATTGCTACTGCCGGCTAGCCATAGTTTACATACGACGGATACTCTAAGCTCCAAATGGAATAAAGCTAATCATGGCCCACGCAAATGGTTGGTGAGCAATAAAACGGTACATCCACCACAAAAACCCGATGAGGAACCTAGAAAAGCG TATGTCTGCCATATGCGCACCAACATTAAATATAGTCCAGATAAAATGTGGTATATCGCTTCATTTGTGCGTGGCATGTCCGTCGATGAGGCTGTAAAGCAATTGAGTTTTGTGCTTAAGAAGGGCGCCACACATGTCAAAGAGGTGATACTGGAAGCACAAGAAATGGCTGTTAAGCAGCACAACGTGGAATATAAGAGTAATTTATGGATTG CTGAGTCTTTCGTGGGTAAGGGACGTGTTTTTCGCGGTTTGCGCCGACACGCACGCGGACGTCAGGGCATAGTTGAATACAAACACTGTCATTATTTCGTAAGGCTAGAAGAAGGTGAGCCACCAAAGGATTACTATTTACCTACACAACAAACGCCAGAACAACAGTTAGAGAAATGGATTGAACAAATGCGTAGTCGTAAAGTTATTAATTCGCTATAA
- the LOC105225715 gene encoding transcription factor IIIA codes for MTPGNKANSDSDLESVISFQDAPKPRRNSTGPKYVCSIEGCGKSFKRLDQLDRHEYHHTGIKKHYCIYDGCDKVYSILTHLKRHLRTTHERVGPPVKNVPCQIPGCLKMFQSEANMYRHIREVHENPKIYSCSFCSEKFTQKLKLRRHEIQTHTGEYPYTCEKCSRGFYQQWEHERHVPSCKVYICSNCNLKFDKWTKYLKHCKEKQHGRKYYQCEQCERVYGKPSELQKHIAAKHMDEEKKMNFKCHSCERSYAYERNLKQHIRIAHGGKRFECAEPGCERVFSSGQNLAKHLERDHSASTENKSEVSKGNKKPNIKSTRKKRKDAGQSIMSNLSKFSGIAVDKNFDVLLREREDIALDIAADVLAKDQGESDESEDNLPLSQLTQMNKDEGLENLMTAVLADV; via the exons ATGACTCCAGGAAATAAAGCTAATTCAGATAGTGATTTGGAAAGTGTAATTTCTTTTCAAGATGCGCCGAAGCCACGACGTAACAGCACTGGTCCCAAATATGTATGCAGCATAGAGGGATGCGGAAAAAGTTTCAAGCGTCTGGACCAACTCGATCGGCATGAGTATCACCACACAGGAATT aaaaaaCATTATTGCATATATGACGGCTGcgataaagtatattccattttgacaCACTTGAAACGCCATTTGCGTACTACACATGAACGAGTGGGGCCACCAGTGAAGAATGTGCCATGTCAAATACCCGgttgtttaaaaatgtttcagtCGGAGGCTAATATGTATCGGCATATACGCGAGGTTCATGAAAATCCCAAAATCTATTCCTGCTCGTTTTGTTCAGAAAAATTCacgcaaaaattgaaattacgcAGGCACGAAATTCAAACGCACACTGGTGAATACCCCTATAC TTGTGAAAAGTGCTCAAGGGGATTTTATCAACAATGGGAACATGAACGACACGTTCCGAGCTGCAAAGTATACATTTGTTCCAATTGTAACTTGAAATTTGATAAATGGACGAAATATCTTAAACATTGTAAAGAGAAGCAGCATGGACGAAAGTATTATCAGTGCGAACAATGTGAACGTGTGTACGGAAAACCTAGTGAATTGCAAAAACATATAGCAGCTAAGCATATGGACGAAGAgaagaaaatgaattttaaatgccACAGTTGTGAACGTAGTTACGCGTATGAACGGAATCTAAAGCAACATATACGCATCGCACATGGAGGAAAACGCTTTGAATGTGCAGAGCCGGGTTGTGAACGTGTTTTTAGTAGTGGACAAAATTTAGCAAAACATTTAGAGCGCGATCACTCGGCTTCGacagaaaataaaagtgaagtttcaaaaggaaataaaaagccTAATATCAAGAGTACACGTAAAAAGCGCAAGGATGCTGGCCAATCTATTATGTCAAATCTATCAAAGTTCAGCGGTATAGCTGTCGATAAAAATTTTGACGTATTGCTTAGGGAACGTGAAGATATTGCTTTAGATATAGCAGCTGATGTATTGGCAAAGGACCAAGGCGAAAGCGATGAAAGTGAAGATAATTTACCGCTTTCGCAATTAACGCAAATGAATAAGGATGAGGGGTTGGAAAACTTAATGACTGCTGTCTTGGCTGATGTCTga
- the LOC105225712 gene encoding NECAP-like protein CG9132 yields the protein MEYESVLIVKPEVFIYKIPPRASNRGYRAADWNLGEPTWTGRMRLVAKGTACNLKLEDKNTGALFANCPIDTYPGVAIEAVSDSSRYFVIRVQDDNGRSAFLGLGFGDRSDSFDLNVALQDHFKWVKNQEQIEKEKTEPKQQLDLGFKEGETIKINMRITKKDGSEGTGRAGKAKPSSGILPPPPGGIGKIAPPPSGASGSVRQSPGTSPAHKAPGGPGSEWTDYASAGGQAQPQQQQNAANANWVQF from the exons atggaatatGAAAGTGTTTTAATTGTAAAGCCAgaagtatttatttacaaaatccCACCACGCGCCAGCAACAGAGGTTACAG AGCTGCGGATTGGAATCTGGGCGAGCCGACATGGACCGGCCGTATGCGATTGGTGGCTAAAGGTACAGCATGTAATTTAAAGTTGGAGGATAAAAATACCGGCGCGCTTTTTGCAAATTGCCCAATTGATACATATCCTGGTGTTGCTATAGAAGCGGTTTCGGATAGTTCACGTTACTTCGTAATACGCGTACAAGATGATAACG GTCGTTCTGCCTTTTTGGGCCTTGGTTTTGGAGATCGTTCGGACTCTTTTGACCTGAATGTAGCATTACAAGATCACTTCAAATGGGTGAAAAATCAAGAGCAAATTGAGAAGGAGAAAACAGAGCCTAAGCAGCAATTGGATTTGGGATTCAAAGAAGGCGAAACCATTAAAATTAACATGCGAATAACA aaaaaagatGGATCTGAAGGCACTGGTCGCGCTGGCAAAGCTAAGCCGTCTTCTGGTATTTTGCCACCACCACCGGGGGGTATTGGCAAGATTGCACCACCGCCTTCAGGAGCTAGTGGCTCTGTACGACAAAGTCCGGGTACATCGCCTGCACACAAAGCACCGGGTGGACCAGGCAGCGAATGGACGGACTACGCCTCAGCAGG TGGGCAAGcccaaccacaacaacaacaaaatgctgcTAATGCAAACTGGGTGCAATTCTAA
- the LOC109579183 gene encoding ADP-ribosylation factor-related protein 1 produces the protein MYTLLHGFYKYLTQKEEYCVVILGLDNAGKTTYLEAAKTKFTKNYKGMNPAKITTTVGLNIGTIDVSGVRLNFWDLGGQQELQSLWDKYYQESHGVIYVIDSNDRERMDESKEIFDKMIKNELLSGVPLLILANKQDLPDVMGVRDIKPVFQQSGALIGRRDCLTMPVSALTGEGVNEGIIWLVEAIKRHSIVRPPREND, from the exons ATGTACACATTATTACATGGCTTCTATAAATACCTCACACAAAAGGAAGAATACTGTGTAGTTATATTAGGTCTTGACAACGCTGGAAAAACG aCATATTTAGAGGCagctaaaacaaaattcaccaaAAACTACAAAGGTATGAATCCAGCAAAAATTACCACAACGGTAGGCTTGAATATTGGCACTATAGATGTGTCGGGAGTACGGCTGAATTTTTGGGATTTAGGTGGACAGCAAGAATTACAATCTCTGTGGGATAAATACTACCAGGAATCACACGGTGTGATTTATGTGATAGACTCAAATGATCGTGAGCGTATGGACGAGTCAAAGGAAATTTTTG ACAAAATGATTAAAAACGAATTACTCTCAGGAGTGCCACTGCTAATTCTTGCTAATAAGCAGGATCTGCCCGATGTAATGGGTGTACGTGACATAAAACCAGTATTTCAACAATCTGGCGCTCTTATAGGCCGACGTGACTGTCTGACAATGCCAGTGTCAGCGCTTACGgg TGAAGGTGTAAATGAGGGTATTATATGGTTAGTTGAAGCCATTAAACGACATTCCATAGTGCGTCCGCCGCGAGAGAACGATTGA